In Vespa velutina chromosome 1, iVesVel2.1, whole genome shotgun sequence, the genomic stretch tctttaatttaatgtaatctttatttaatGATGACTTTTATTCTAAAGTGTTTTCTTTTCAGAAACtgaataacgattatttatcatctttcttttgAGCTTATCCCTTTTAACTTAGATCCTTACAGTATAACACAAAAACGAACCAAAAGAGTAAATCAGCAAGAGAGTTCATCAAAAGTCAAATTTAAATAGTTTAAGTACATATCACCGttctagaaaataataattataatggaaatattttatttaactgaattaaaaacgaaattttaaaaaatacacacTATTGAAAACGTCCTTGAATCAGAATATACTAGGTAAAAATTCTTTGGTTTCTAAACTgtgttatttcaaaattatgtataaatagtcatgtaaaaaaaattatgtgtatatatgtacttggcttatatatacaagaattattaattatgtatgtagGAAATCTTTGGGACAGACCTGGCACCACATAAACCACATGATTGTTATTGGTTGAGTTTAGTGGAAATCATGATGGAGATGGTCTTTGTTTGTCATTATTAGTGTCTTTTAGTTACCGTAGAAGAGTACCCATTATTGGAAAATACTTTTGGTACACAGCCTCAGAAAATACAGCAGAAGCTATTACAACTCGTTTACCCACGAATATGACCCGTGCCATTAAATGGTACTTTAATTTCCACATTTTATACTACCAAAATAATACTTCTCTTCAGTAAATGCattataatgatgaaaaattgtgttatttacattataccGAGTCTATaccaatgattttattaacaatttaatgTTATAGGCCAACAATTATTAAGGAAGTTGTATATACCATAATTGTTGCTAACACAGATTACAAGTATTTTACTttctaattgtattatttatattcaatactTGAttcttgtattaatttttaatcatatttaaaCTCTTAAGTGAATTTGtccaaattgaaaatatattcttaatcaaaatgattatttatttcaagaatATATCTAATGGGAAAATTGAAATCTTACATAGTAATACAGATCGCATGCTATAGTATTTATTAATCGGTTTGTTTTATAAGTGCAAACATATGAAATTACAATTCTTGTTAACTTATAGACATATGTTAGGCAAAGCATTACTTAGATCTTTTAGAAGCAATTTGGtgaatgttatatttaatataaataaatagtttataaaagaaatgctttataaaagtttattttagacaataaagatatatactattattatatttgcaaTTAGTAGGATAAgttaaaattagataaaacaaaaattcataGAATAGTATGTTGAGGTTTTCGTTAATTATCAAtgtcataaatatacatttttaaaaaaaagatttcatattACAATagctttcaaatatttataaaaatgtatttttatattattataaaagatctttgtgttaaaatcatatatacaaGGTGTGtctaaaaaataatgagaCTGATCTCGGTTCTTCGGAATTGGCAACACTATAAATATTGCAACATATTGTGAGATTGTATGTCTTCTTTCTGTATCAGTTTTCAAACTTGATTTAGCTAACACGAATGATTTCGcagaaaatcgattaattttgtattaaacaATACAACagaaacgtttataaataaattgaaattagcTTACAAAATGAAGCTTATTCAAGGCACAAGTTTTAGGTAGCACAAAGCAGTTTTAGATAGTCTCGAGACTGTAAAAGATTAAGCTCATTCTGGAAAACCTTGGActtcaaaaattaaaagaaatgttgCAAAAGTAAAGACTCTCAAAGATTTGATCATCGTTTTGACAGTTAGAATGATTGATGACgagttaaatttaaatttaattactgAATTGTTGACTTTTTGATTTAGAATTTGTGCATGCAAAAGAGTTGTGCCAAATTGGTTCCAAAACATCTCTGTTATAAATGAGTTTTTGGCCAACAAAGATATTTCTGTGGTTCCACAACCTCCATACTCTTCTGATTTGAGTTcgtggcttttttttttcaagaaaatcaaaaactaTCCCAAAGGATATCACTTTGGAACTGTGGATAACATTCAAAAGATTATAACTGACTAACTGAAAGCAGTTTTAGTAGAAGTGTTTTAGCACTATTTTCAGGAGTGGAAGCCATGCCTTTGACATTGTATACTTTTCAAGGGAACTATTTTGAAGGATAAgtgtacatttttaattaaatgacatataaacattttacagAACCAGTCTCATTCCTTTTTAGATACATCTCATATTGagcttttctattatataaatcattattatatatagacacacacatacgcacgtacgcacgtacacaccaccacacacacacacacacggaaagagattcttatatatagatatattattaaaatttaaattttatacataatatagtttcttttttctttaagaatttATGTAGTCGTTGGTTTTGATATTAAAGTATTATCTGATCTAGGCTCAGTCAATACATTCATTTTTACAGGAACACATTAACTGTATGgtgtattatttcaatatcacTTATTTGGGAAGTCAGTGTTACATTATTTAGTGAATTTGAATGAGGAACATCATCATGATCTTTTGTATTTTGCATTTGCTTTGTACCATTGTCACAAATTTCCACATTCGTATTTATGTTTACTGTATGTTTTTCATATGAGTTTGTTAAGTTTCCACTATGATAAAAATCTTTGCCACAGACTTTACATTGAAATGGGTTAATTCCAGAATGTATTCTTTCATGTATTGATAAATTCCCACTATGTCTGAATTCTTTACCACATACAGAACATTTATAGGGTTGTACCCCTGAATGAGTACGCAAGTGTGTAGAGAATTT encodes the following:
- the LOC124947891 gene encoding LOW QUALITY PROTEIN: 8-oxo-dGDP phosphatase NUDT18 (The sequence of the model RefSeq protein was modified relative to this genomic sequence to represent the inferred CDS: inserted 4 bases in 3 codons; deleted 3 bases in 3 codons; substituted 2 bases at 2 genomic stop codons); this encodes MKNLVRCCEKRSLEETGLIXRTXTLILVECASGSWFRFVFIGEISXGNRKTSDQANEESYKPVWVHNIEDLPLRSNDIIPLIERGKNYILISLADNIHIXCHIKNHFPIILQIIITAKKRATNKLHVVILDTELRHLPVVNHLIVVVLSTLHNFMTEIFGTDLAPHKPHXLLLVEFSGNHDGDGLCLSLLVSFSYRRRVPIIGKYFWYTASENTAEAITTRLPTNMTRAIKWPTIIKEVVYTIIVANTDYKICACKRVVPNWFQNISVINEFLANKDISVVPQPPYSSDLSSWLFFFKKIKNYPKGYHFGTVDNIQKIITD